A window of Psychroflexus sp. ALD_RP9 contains these coding sequences:
- a CDS encoding glycosyltransferase family 4 protein codes for MTKSILYLGNQLSKKGKTPTSVETLGRFLENEGLTVFKASSKQNQLLRLLDMWKSIIRLQTKIDIVFIDTYSTLGFWFSYSCGLLCQFLNLDYIPILRGGDLPKRLAKNPKLCHQLFNNAKINVAPSSYLMHHFEQAGYTNLVFIPNTIALNHYDFKQREHIKPNLIWVRSFAEIYHPLLALKVLKQLLKRFPDAKLSMVGPFKDDSIQTCRTYAKKHDLPVTFTGGMPKADWLAYAKDFDIFINTTNVDNTPVSVIEAMALGLPVVSTNVGGLPFLLDHQKDALLVSPDDPQAMCEAIKQLLNQPELTHLLSRQGRQKVEAFDWQVVKQQWFKVVNNCK; via the coding sequence ATGACTAAGTCCATTCTTTATTTAGGAAACCAACTATCTAAAAAAGGGAAAACCCCAACATCGGTAGAAACACTTGGGCGTTTTTTAGAAAATGAAGGACTTACAGTTTTTAAGGCATCCTCAAAACAAAATCAACTACTCCGGTTGTTAGACATGTGGAAATCAATTATAAGACTTCAAACAAAAATTGATATTGTTTTTATTGATACATATAGTACACTTGGTTTCTGGTTTTCTTACTCTTGCGGGTTGCTATGTCAATTTTTAAATCTAGATTATATCCCCATTTTAAGAGGCGGCGATTTGCCCAAACGCTTAGCGAAAAATCCCAAACTTTGTCATCAGCTGTTTAACAATGCTAAAATTAATGTGGCGCCTTCAAGCTATTTAATGCATCACTTTGAACAAGCGGGCTACACAAATTTAGTTTTTATCCCCAATACCATTGCTTTAAACCATTATGATTTTAAACAACGTGAACACATTAAACCAAATCTGATTTGGGTACGTTCATTCGCAGAAATCTATCATCCGCTTTTAGCCTTAAAAGTTCTCAAACAACTTTTAAAGCGTTTTCCAGATGCAAAACTAAGTATGGTCGGACCCTTTAAAGACGATAGTATTCAAACTTGTCGTACCTATGCCAAGAAACATGATTTACCAGTGACCTTTACTGGTGGCATGCCTAAAGCAGATTGGCTGGCTTATGCCAAAGATTTTGATATTTTTATCAATACCACAAATGTTGATAACACACCAGTGAGTGTTATTGAAGCCATGGCTTTAGGTTTGCCTGTTGTGAGCACCAATGTTGGTGGACTCCCTTTTTTATTAGACCATCAAAAAGATGCTTTATTGGTCTCACCAGATGATCCTCAAGCCATGTGTGAAGCCATAAAACAACTGCTTAATCAGCCTGAACTAACGCACTTACTTAGCCGTCAAGGCCGACAAAAGGTTGAAGCTTTTGATTGGCAAGTGGTTAAACAACAGTGGTTTAAGGTTGTCAATAATTGTAAATAG
- the mnmD gene encoding tRNA (5-methylaminomethyl-2-thiouridine)(34)-methyltransferase MnmD yields MLKRKIITTADGSTSLHIPEWNEHYHSKHGAIQEARHVFEQMGLNYYLNQGTFSQIKVLEAGFGTGLNALMTFNWAKLNTIKVHYKSLEAYPITEDEMEQLNFSSTFGDIEPEFKKLHQAEWDSPFEIHSLFTLEKMHQKFSELSESNWADIIFYDAFGPRVQPKLWEINILKKFYDALTTKGIFVTYCAKGQVRRNLEQLGFQVERLAGPPGKREMLRGIKS; encoded by the coding sequence ATGCTGAAACGCAAAATCATCACCACAGCCGATGGCTCTACGAGTCTTCATATTCCAGAATGGAATGAACATTACCACTCTAAGCACGGCGCCATTCAAGAAGCCCGACATGTGTTCGAGCAAATGGGTTTAAATTACTACCTTAATCAAGGCACTTTCTCTCAAATTAAGGTTTTAGAAGCCGGTTTTGGAACAGGTTTAAATGCCTTAATGACCTTTAACTGGGCAAAACTAAACACTATAAAAGTCCACTACAAATCACTGGAAGCTTACCCGATTACCGAAGACGAAATGGAACAGCTTAATTTCTCTTCTACCTTTGGTGATATTGAACCTGAATTTAAGAAGCTTCATCAAGCTGAGTGGGACTCGCCTTTTGAAATTCATTCATTATTTACACTTGAGAAGATGCATCAAAAATTTAGTGAATTGAGCGAATCTAACTGGGCAGATATTATATTTTATGATGCTTTCGGGCCACGTGTACAGCCAAAACTTTGGGAAATTAATATCTTAAAAAAATTCTACGACGCACTTACAACCAAGGGCATTTTTGTGACCTATTGCGCTAAAGGTCAAGTTCGCCGAAACCTTGAACAATTAGGTTTTCAGGTTGAACGCTTAGCAGGGCCACCCGGAAAACGAGAAATGCTTCGGGGAATAAAATCTTAG
- a CDS encoding DUF4920 domain-containing protein: MKKAVLLSILLGLAACQQNSSSSAENEKKATEIEASTEKEGKDSVEESSQEEESTKELSLQDQTIFGEDFELTDVKSSTEIFELYNNLNTGDTLQVKFEAKVNSVCKKKGCWMRLAIGEQEEAFVKFKDYAFFVPKNSAGETAVVNGKAYVENVSVEEQRHMAEDAGKSEEEIAAITEPKSTLAFMASGVKYQMK, translated from the coding sequence ATGAAAAAAGCAGTTTTATTATCAATTTTATTAGGATTAGCCGCTTGCCAACAAAATTCTTCATCTTCAGCAGAAAATGAAAAAAAGGCAACTGAGATAGAGGCTTCAACTGAAAAAGAAGGCAAAGACAGTGTTGAGGAGTCTTCACAAGAAGAGGAGTCTACCAAAGAGCTCAGCTTACAAGACCAAACTATTTTCGGTGAAGATTTTGAACTCACTGATGTTAAAAGTTCTACTGAAATCTTTGAACTCTACAACAACTTAAATACTGGAGATACATTGCAAGTCAAATTTGAAGCTAAAGTGAATTCAGTTTGTAAGAAAAAAGGATGCTGGATGCGCTTAGCCATCGGTGAGCAAGAAGAAGCTTTTGTTAAATTTAAGGATTATGCTTTTTTTGTTCCTAAAAATAGCGCTGGTGAAACGGCCGTTGTTAACGGTAAAGCTTATGTTGAAAATGTGAGTGTAGAAGAACAACGACATATGGCTGAGGATGCTGGTAAATCTGAAGAAGAAATTGCTGCGATTACTGAACCTAAATCAACTTTGGCCTTTATGGCTTCTGGTGTAAAATACCAGATGAAATAA
- a CDS encoding branched-chain amino acid aminotransferase translates to MDAKTSILDIQPVAKTRINEVDFNNLQFGKQYADHMMYCDFIDGEWQQPKIVPYGPMTFQPSAKVFHYGQAVFEGMKAFKDDNDEVWLFRPEENFNRINRSSQRMAIPEFPKEYFFESLKTLLELDKDWVKKGKGNSLYIRPFAIATEAGVSASESSEYRFMIITCPAQAYYNKAVKVVFAQEYSRAADGGVGFAKAAGNYGAQFYPTQLAKAKGFDQIIWTDASTHEYLEEAGTMNIFFRIGDQLLTAPTNDRILDGVTRKSIIQLAKDEGVEVIVDRVSVKQIVEAAKSGELKEIFGAGTAATVVRVEGFEHDGVYHDLPEIEQPYATHFKNKLQDIQYNRADDAHQWRYKV, encoded by the coding sequence ATGGACGCAAAAACTTCTATATTAGATATTCAACCTGTTGCAAAGACTCGAATTAATGAAGTCGATTTTAATAATTTACAATTTGGAAAACAGTACGCCGACCACATGATGTACTGCGATTTTATTGATGGTGAATGGCAGCAGCCTAAAATAGTACCTTATGGTCCGATGACTTTTCAACCTTCCGCAAAAGTTTTTCACTACGGTCAAGCAGTCTTTGAAGGTATGAAAGCTTTTAAAGACGATAACGACGAAGTTTGGTTATTTAGACCAGAAGAAAATTTTAATCGAATTAATCGTTCAAGTCAACGAATGGCGATTCCAGAATTTCCAAAAGAATACTTTTTTGAAAGTTTAAAAACCTTACTAGAGCTTGATAAAGATTGGGTAAAAAAAGGCAAAGGTAATTCTTTATATATTCGTCCTTTTGCGATAGCGACTGAGGCTGGTGTTTCGGCTTCTGAATCTAGTGAGTATCGATTTATGATTATTACATGTCCTGCGCAAGCTTATTACAATAAAGCAGTAAAAGTAGTTTTTGCTCAGGAATATAGCCGTGCTGCAGATGGCGGTGTTGGTTTTGCTAAAGCAGCTGGTAATTATGGTGCACAGTTTTATCCGACACAGCTGGCGAAAGCTAAAGGTTTTGATCAAATTATTTGGACAGACGCTAGTACACATGAATATTTAGAAGAAGCGGGTACCATGAATATCTTTTTTAGAATAGGAGATCAATTGTTGACCGCTCCAACCAATGACCGTATTTTAGATGGTGTAACACGAAAAAGCATTATTCAATTGGCTAAAGATGAAGGTGTTGAAGTTATCGTTGATCGGGTTTCTGTAAAGCAAATTGTAGAGGCTGCAAAATCTGGTGAATTGAAAGAGATTTTTGGTGCTGGTACAGCTGCTACTGTAGTTCGTGTTGAAGGTTTTGAGCATGATGGTGTTTATCATGATTTACCTGAAATTGAACAGCCATATGCCACTCATTTTAAAAATAAACTACAAGATATTCAATATAACCGTGCCGATGATGCCCATCAATGGCGTTATAAGGTCTAG
- a CDS encoding TIGR01777 family oxidoreductase: MNVLITGATGLVGQELVKQFHADGVKVHYLSTSRDKLENLELYKGFYWNPSTAEIDEKAFEGVTHLINLAGASVAKPWTKSHKRAIINSRIESLDLLYNTLSKLDHQVEHFISASAIGIYKSDFKILHDEFSEQLGDDFLAEVVKKWEDKAETIERLGIDVALVRIGIVLSKSGGALEKIKFPVENFFGAPLASGLQWQSWIHLKDVAAIFKYVAEQGLVGIYNAVAPNPTTNKKMTKQIAKCLSKPLFLPHVPAFILKLALGERATLVLSSQRVSAERIISTGFEFNFSKLEPALKDVL; encoded by the coding sequence ATGAATGTTTTAATTACAGGCGCTACAGGATTAGTCGGACAAGAATTGGTAAAACAGTTTCATGCAGATGGTGTCAAGGTGCATTACTTATCAACTTCACGAGATAAGCTAGAAAATCTTGAATTATATAAAGGTTTTTATTGGAATCCATCAACTGCTGAAATTGATGAAAAAGCATTCGAAGGTGTAACCCATCTTATTAATTTAGCAGGCGCTAGTGTAGCTAAACCGTGGACAAAAAGTCATAAACGCGCTATCATTAACAGTCGTATTGAAAGTCTTGACTTACTTTATAATACCTTATCTAAACTTGATCATCAAGTAGAACACTTTATTTCAGCAAGTGCCATAGGTATTTACAAAAGCGATTTTAAAATTTTACACGATGAGTTCTCAGAGCAATTAGGTGATGACTTTTTGGCTGAAGTTGTAAAGAAATGGGAAGACAAAGCCGAGACTATTGAGCGATTAGGTATTGACGTTGCTTTGGTAAGAATAGGCATTGTATTATCTAAGTCAGGCGGTGCTTTAGAAAAAATAAAATTTCCTGTTGAAAACTTTTTCGGAGCACCCTTAGCTTCAGGTTTGCAATGGCAATCATGGATACACCTTAAAGATGTAGCTGCCATTTTTAAATACGTTGCTGAGCAAGGTTTGGTTGGTATTTATAATGCTGTTGCACCTAACCCAACGACAAATAAAAAAATGACCAAGCAAATTGCTAAATGTCTTAGTAAACCTTTGTTTTTGCCACATGTTCCTGCATTTATTTTAAAGTTAGCTTTAGGTGAACGTGCTACTTTAGTTTTATCAAGTCAGCGAGTTAGCGCTGAACGTATAATTTCAACTGGTTTTGAATTCAATTTCTCTAAACTTGAACCCGCCTTAAAAGATGTACTTTAG
- a CDS encoding SGNH/GDSL hydrolase family protein: MKKTLIILSLIFSGFMQAQYSYLALGDSYTIGELVELKNSWPHQLVKKLQSDHLKVETPKIIAVTGWRTDELLSAIQKENLQPNSFDVVSLLIGVNNQYQAKPFQQYEMEFKQLLQKAIAISKHDSQGVFVVGIPDYSSTKFAIDAGKPHIKSDIKAYNAYAKQVCEVYNIPFYDILELAHELNKSPNMLAKDQLHPSQLQYTKWVNFFYQDVYNYLKKLPQDE; the protein is encoded by the coding sequence ATGAAAAAAACTTTAATCATTTTAAGCCTCATATTCAGCGGATTTATGCAAGCACAATATTCTTATTTAGCCTTAGGCGATTCGTATACCATTGGCGAGTTAGTTGAATTAAAAAACTCTTGGCCACATCAATTGGTAAAAAAGCTTCAATCTGATCACTTAAAAGTTGAAACTCCAAAAATCATTGCAGTGACTGGTTGGCGAACCGACGAACTCTTAAGTGCTATACAAAAGGAAAATCTTCAACCAAATTCATTTGATGTGGTTTCATTGTTGATTGGAGTTAATAATCAATATCAGGCCAAACCATTTCAGCAATATGAAATGGAATTTAAGCAATTGCTTCAAAAGGCGATCGCTATTTCTAAGCATGATTCTCAAGGCGTGTTTGTGGTTGGTATCCCTGATTACAGCTCTACTAAATTTGCCATAGATGCTGGTAAACCTCATATTAAATCAGACATAAAAGCCTATAATGCCTACGCAAAACAAGTTTGTGAGGTTTATAATATTCCCTTTTATGACATTTTAGAATTGGCACATGAGCTTAATAAATCGCCTAACATGTTAGCCAAAGATCAGTTGCATCCTAGCCAACTTCAATATACAAAATGGGTTAACTTTTTCTATCAAGATGTTTATAATTATTTGAAGAAATTACCTCAAGATGAATGA
- a CDS encoding DUF2851 family protein gives MNEDFIHYLWRFKKVPVLNLQTVNGEPVEVIRFGNYNQSHSGPDFKEAIIKLGRQTWAGQIEMHIKSSDWYAHQHETDPAYDNVILHVVWEHDVDVFQKDQSVLPTLQLKDVVSKDLVKAYKDFMQRPQQFILCEASVGQLNSLGIQFWLERLYIERLSRKSQPIFTYIQQTKQHWDQICFMQLAKSFGLKANAEVFEAVAQSINFKLILQYQTQLDYLEAILLGQANLLNIECEDNYYKHLQQLYKFLKSKHELKPVGFSAEFFRLRPANFPSIRLAQLASFLHQNTSLARLLLKAEKLTDLKPIFDIKVSTYWKTHYNFGKENKPSAKKLSANFVQLCVINAIIPLQFAYHQFKSTLDFETQILALVRSLKPENNSIIKRFKAIGFEDYISSALETQALLTLKNDYCNQKRCLNCNFGIKLMQQ, from the coding sequence ATGAATGAAGACTTTATTCATTACCTCTGGCGATTTAAGAAAGTTCCAGTTTTAAATCTTCAGACTGTTAATGGCGAACCGGTTGAAGTTATTAGATTTGGTAATTACAACCAATCGCACTCAGGCCCAGATTTTAAAGAAGCTATAATTAAATTAGGCCGCCAAACTTGGGCTGGTCAAATAGAAATGCACATAAAATCATCAGATTGGTATGCGCATCAACACGAAACTGACCCAGCTTATGATAATGTAATTTTACATGTGGTCTGGGAGCATGATGTTGATGTGTTTCAAAAAGACCAATCGGTTTTGCCGACGCTTCAATTAAAAGATGTAGTTTCTAAGGACCTAGTTAAAGCTTATAAAGACTTTATGCAGCGTCCTCAACAATTTATTCTTTGTGAGGCATCAGTTGGGCAACTCAATTCGCTTGGTATTCAATTTTGGTTAGAACGTTTATATATTGAGCGATTGTCAAGAAAATCACAACCCATTTTCACTTACATTCAACAAACAAAGCAGCACTGGGATCAAATTTGCTTTATGCAACTAGCCAAAAGTTTTGGTTTAAAAGCCAATGCCGAAGTTTTTGAGGCTGTTGCACAATCAATAAACTTCAAACTTATTTTACAATATCAAACTCAGTTAGATTATTTAGAAGCAATTTTGTTAGGCCAAGCCAATTTATTAAATATTGAATGTGAAGACAACTATTATAAACACTTGCAACAACTTTATAAATTTTTAAAATCTAAACACGAACTTAAACCTGTAGGCTTTTCAGCAGAATTTTTTAGACTAAGACCAGCTAATTTTCCTAGTATACGTTTAGCTCAGTTAGCAAGTTTTTTACATCAAAACACAAGTTTAGCTCGCCTACTTTTAAAAGCTGAAAAACTAACAGATTTAAAACCAATTTTTGATATTAAGGTGTCAACTTACTGGAAAACGCATTATAATTTTGGAAAAGAAAACAAGCCAAGCGCAAAAAAACTCAGTGCTAATTTTGTTCAACTTTGTGTTATAAATGCTATCATTCCATTACAGTTTGCTTATCATCAATTTAAAAGTACATTAGACTTTGAGACGCAGATTTTAGCTTTAGTACGTAGTTTAAAGCCTGAAAATAATAGTATTATTAAAAGGTTTAAAGCTATTGGTTTTGAAGATTACATTAGTAGCGCTTTAGAAACACAGGCATTATTGACGTTAAAAAATGACTATTGTAACCAGAAACGCTGTCTAAATTGTAATTTTGGAATTAAATTAATGCAACAATGA